A single Cellulomonas sp. SLBN-39 DNA region contains:
- a CDS encoding electron transfer flavoprotein subunit alpha/FixB family protein, whose amino-acid sequence MTATPVLVLLDHAADGTLRPPVRELLTLARTVADGAPVHGVWAGTADVAPALPVLAAQGVAAVHRLVADADLHLSSVVADGLGQLLDATGAGLLLLVSSFESKEVAARLAVRTGAGVVTDADGLEVADGRLVARKTVLAGTWTTRCAITTPVALVTVKANAVPAADAPAATEPTVVDAPVQVSAASRRVQLVERTERPASGRPDLGSAHVVVVGGRGTEGDFSPVEDLADALGGAVGATRVATDEGWIGHDAQIGQTGVTVAPRLYVGAGVSGAVHHRGGMQASGTIVAVNADADAPIFEIADYGIVGDLFTVLPQAAAEVRRLRAQG is encoded by the coding sequence GTGACCGCCACCCCCGTGCTCGTCCTGCTCGACCACGCCGCCGACGGGACGCTGCGCCCGCCCGTGCGCGAGCTGCTCACCCTCGCGCGCACCGTCGCCGACGGCGCCCCCGTGCACGGCGTGTGGGCCGGCACCGCCGACGTCGCGCCCGCCCTGCCCGTGCTGGCCGCGCAGGGCGTCGCGGCCGTGCACCGGCTCGTCGCCGACGCGGACCTGCACCTGTCGTCCGTCGTCGCGGACGGTCTCGGGCAGCTCCTCGACGCGACCGGAGCCGGGCTGCTGCTGCTCGTGTCGTCGTTCGAGTCCAAGGAGGTCGCCGCGCGCCTGGCGGTGCGGACCGGCGCCGGCGTCGTGACCGACGCGGACGGCCTCGAGGTCGCCGACGGTCGCCTCGTGGCCCGCAAGACCGTGCTCGCCGGCACGTGGACGACGCGCTGCGCGATCACCACGCCGGTGGCCCTCGTCACGGTCAAGGCCAACGCCGTGCCCGCCGCCGACGCCCCCGCGGCCACCGAGCCCACGGTCGTCGACGCACCGGTGCAGGTGTCCGCCGCGTCGCGTCGCGTCCAGCTCGTCGAGCGCACCGAGCGGCCCGCGTCCGGGCGACCCGACCTCGGCTCGGCGCACGTCGTCGTGGTCGGCGGACGCGGCACCGAGGGCGACTTCTCGCCCGTCGAGGACCTCGCCGACGCCCTCGGCGGCGCCGTGGGCGCCACCCGCGTCGCCACCGACGAGGGGTGGATCGGCCACGACGCCCAGATCGGCCAGACCGGCGTGACCGTCGCGCCGCGCCTGTACGTCGGCGCCGGCGTCTCCGGCGCGGTGCACCACCGCGGCGGCATGCAGGCCTCCGGAACGATCGTCGCGGTCAACGCCGACGCCGACGCGCCCATCTTCGAGATCGCCGACTACGGCATCGTCGGCGACCTGTTCACCGTCCTGCCCCAGGCGGCCGCCGAGGTGCGCCGCCTGCGCGCGCAGGGCTGA
- a CDS encoding electron transfer flavoprotein subunit beta/FixA family protein, protein MRIVVCVKFVPDIQSDRQLGPDGRVVRDLGDGTLNELDENAVEAALTLAEEHDGEVVVLTVGPDDAVDAVRKGLQMGAAQAVHVLDDDVAGSDAIGTATVLAAAVRHLHAAEPVDLVVTGMAGLDGLTSLLPTALGELLDLPSLPLAARLTVDPGAGTVTVERRLDHASETLTAALPAVVSVTDQANAPRYPNFKGIMAAKKKPVTTLTLADLGVDPATVGTAGARTQVLAAAPRPPREDRVLVQDTGDAGTRLAAWLVEQKLV, encoded by the coding sequence GTGAGGATCGTCGTCTGCGTGAAGTTCGTCCCCGACATCCAGTCCGACCGGCAGCTCGGTCCCGACGGGCGCGTGGTGCGCGACCTCGGCGACGGCACGCTGAACGAGCTCGACGAGAACGCCGTCGAGGCGGCGCTGACGCTCGCCGAGGAGCACGACGGCGAGGTCGTCGTGCTCACCGTCGGGCCGGACGACGCCGTCGACGCCGTGCGCAAGGGCCTGCAGATGGGCGCGGCGCAGGCCGTGCACGTGCTCGACGACGACGTCGCCGGGTCCGACGCGATCGGCACCGCCACCGTGCTCGCCGCCGCCGTGCGGCACCTCCACGCGGCCGAGCCCGTCGACCTCGTGGTCACCGGCATGGCCGGCCTCGACGGGCTGACGTCGCTGCTGCCGACCGCGCTCGGGGAGCTGCTCGACCTGCCGTCCCTGCCCCTGGCCGCCCGCCTCACGGTGGACCCGGGCGCCGGCACCGTCACCGTCGAGCGGCGGCTCGACCACGCGAGCGAGACGCTCACCGCGGCGCTGCCCGCGGTCGTGTCGGTCACCGACCAGGCGAACGCCCCGCGGTACCCCAACTTCAAGGGGATCATGGCGGCCAAGAAGAAGCCCGTCACGACCCTCACGCTCGCGGACCTCGGCGTCGACCCCGCGACGGTCGGCACCGCCGGGGCCCGCACCCAGGTGCTCGCCGCGGCGCCGCGCCCGCCCCGCGAGGACCGCGTGCTCGTCCAGGACACCGGCGACGCGGGCACCCGCCTGGCCGCCTGGCTCGTCGAGCAGAAGCTCGTCTGA
- the glgX gene encoding glycogen debranching protein GlgX, with protein sequence MTASPRPLSLGVHVTGTGVDVAVLAPHASAVELCLLDGPHDAPTERRVPLDGPRLGVWSASVPGVRPGQRYGFRAHGTWEPAYGMRYNPAKLLVDPYARGLVGELAHGPQTYGHVVDDDLRGDPYGPADDRDSAPHVPHGVVVDTTDLPGPDPAANRPYHPWSRTVVYEAHVRGLTRLHPGVPSELRGTYAGLAHPAVVDHLLGLGVTTLELLPVHAFASEPHLVAKGLTNYWGYSTLGFFAPHAAYATATARATGAAAVLAELRGAVHALHEAGIEVVLDVVYNHTCEGGLPGQHVSWRGLDHAFYYLHDGAVPATPVDVTGTGNSLDFRRPQVVQMTMDSLRYWAQVVGVDGFRFDLAVTLGRGHDGFRPDHATLVAAATDPVLHGLKLVAEPWDVGPGGWRTGQFPPPFAEWNDRFRNAVRSFWLADPARAAHGLPGHRMRDLATRLSGSVDLFGHGSPPLVRGPRASVNYVTAHDGFTMADLVAYDHKHNAANGEQNRDGTDDNRSWNHGVEGPVDEASPAVDVAPLRRRSVRNLFATLVMSAGTPMITAGDETGRTQRGNNNAYCQDNEISWVRWDLSPWRANQLATARHLLALRRDHPALRTDRFYSGAPRVPGGQKDLAWYVADGTEFDHGRWHDASVRTFQMLRVAPPPDADQVLLVVNGALDAVDVTLPSVPGGPWELAWDSVWEHPAEIRTSAITGALHLEPGTTTPLEPLSMRVYVRS encoded by the coding sequence GTGACCGCCAGCCCTCGCCCCCTCTCCCTCGGCGTGCACGTCACCGGCACGGGCGTCGACGTGGCCGTGCTCGCCCCCCACGCGAGCGCCGTCGAGCTGTGCCTGCTCGACGGGCCGCACGACGCCCCGACCGAGCGCCGCGTGCCGCTGGACGGACCGCGCCTGGGCGTGTGGTCGGCGTCGGTGCCGGGCGTGCGGCCGGGGCAGCGGTACGGGTTCCGCGCGCACGGGACGTGGGAGCCCGCGTACGGCATGCGGTACAACCCCGCCAAGCTGCTCGTCGACCCCTACGCGCGCGGGCTGGTCGGGGAGCTGGCGCACGGTCCGCAGACGTACGGCCACGTCGTCGACGACGACCTCCGGGGCGACCCCTACGGCCCCGCCGACGACCGCGACTCCGCGCCGCACGTGCCGCACGGCGTCGTCGTCGACACCACGGACCTGCCCGGGCCGGACCCGGCGGCGAACCGCCCGTACCACCCGTGGTCGCGCACGGTCGTGTACGAGGCGCACGTGCGCGGGCTGACGCGCCTGCACCCGGGCGTCCCGTCCGAGCTGCGGGGCACCTACGCCGGCCTGGCGCACCCGGCCGTCGTGGACCACCTGCTGGGCCTGGGTGTCACGACGCTCGAGCTGCTGCCGGTGCACGCGTTCGCCTCCGAGCCGCACCTCGTCGCCAAGGGCCTGACGAACTACTGGGGCTACTCGACGCTCGGGTTCTTCGCCCCGCACGCCGCGTACGCCACGGCGACGGCGCGCGCCACGGGGGCGGCCGCCGTGCTCGCCGAGCTGCGCGGCGCGGTGCACGCGCTGCACGAGGCGGGCATCGAGGTGGTCCTCGACGTGGTCTACAACCACACGTGCGAGGGCGGGCTGCCGGGCCAGCACGTGTCGTGGCGGGGGCTGGACCACGCGTTCTACTACCTGCACGACGGCGCGGTGCCGGCGACGCCCGTCGACGTGACCGGCACGGGGAACTCGCTGGACTTCCGCCGGCCCCAGGTCGTGCAGATGACCATGGACTCCCTGCGGTACTGGGCGCAGGTCGTCGGCGTGGACGGCTTCCGCTTCGACCTGGCCGTCACCCTGGGCCGCGGGCACGACGGGTTCCGGCCGGACCACGCGACGCTCGTCGCCGCCGCGACGGACCCCGTGCTGCACGGGCTCAAGCTCGTGGCCGAGCCGTGGGACGTCGGCCCGGGCGGGTGGCGCACCGGGCAGTTCCCGCCGCCGTTCGCCGAGTGGAACGACCGGTTCCGCAACGCGGTGCGCTCGTTCTGGCTCGCCGACCCCGCGCGTGCGGCGCACGGGCTGCCCGGGCACCGCATGCGCGACCTCGCCACGCGTCTGTCGGGGTCGGTCGACCTGTTCGGGCACGGCTCGCCGCCGCTCGTGCGGGGCCCGCGGGCGTCGGTGAACTACGTCACGGCCCACGACGGGTTCACGATGGCCGACCTGGTGGCGTACGACCACAAGCACAACGCCGCCAACGGGGAGCAGAACCGGGACGGCACGGACGACAACCGGTCGTGGAACCACGGTGTCGAGGGGCCGGTCGACGAGGCGTCGCCGGCCGTCGACGTCGCCCCGCTGCGCCGCCGGTCGGTGCGCAACCTGTTCGCGACGCTGGTCATGTCGGCCGGCACCCCGATGATCACGGCGGGCGACGAGACGGGGCGCACGCAGCGCGGGAACAACAACGCGTACTGCCAGGACAACGAGATCTCCTGGGTCCGCTGGGACCTGTCGCCGTGGCGGGCCAACCAGCTCGCGACCGCCCGGCACCTGCTGGCGCTGCGCCGCGACCACCCCGCGCTGCGCACCGACCGGTTCTACAGCGGGGCGCCGCGCGTGCCGGGCGGGCAGAAGGACCTCGCCTGGTATGTCGCCGACGGCACGGAGTTCGACCACGGCCGGTGGCACGACGCGTCGGTGCGGACGTTCCAGATGCTGCGGGTGGCCCCGCCCCCGGACGCCGACCAGGTGCTGCTCGTCGTCAACGGCGCGCTCGACGCGGTCGACGTGACGCTGCCGTCGGTGCCCGGCGGCCCGTGGGAGCTGGCGTGGGACTCGGTGTGGGAGCACCCCGCGGAGATCCGCACGAGCGCCATCACCGGTGCCCTGCACCTGGAGCCGGGCACCACGACCCCGCTGGAGCCGCTGTCGATGCGGGTGTACGTCCGCAGCTGA
- a CDS encoding FAD-binding dehydrogenase, whose product MGSHDVVVVGAGLAGLVATAELLDAGRRVLLLDAEPAASLGGQAWWSFGGLFLVGTPEQRRLGVHDSAELALADWYGSAAFADDGTDRWGRAWAEAFVHFAAGEMRAWLHARGVRWFPLVQWAERGGYLADGHGNSVPRFHITWGTGPAVLEPFVRTLLDAHADGRVEVRTRHRVTALVTTDGHVTGVRGDDLAPDPAPRGAPSTRRAVRAFEVAAPAVVVATGGIGADHDLVRAAWPAGAGRLPDRMLQGVPDHVDGSGIAAARDAGAHVAHADRMWHYPEGVADPSPVWSRHGVRILPGPSALWLDADGHRLPPPLFPGFDSLGALRHVTGRGDDHSWFVLDRTVLGAELALSGSDQNPDLTGRSVPALAQRVLPGAVGPVEEFARRSPDFVTAGTPAGLAAAMNALTGTDRVDGERLARTIEARDAQVATGLGKDLQVTATAMARRYVVDRLVRVAPPHRMLDPAHGPLHAVRLQVLTRKTLGGVATDLEGRVLRPDGEVLPGLWAVGEAAGFGGGGVHGHRALEGTFLGGCLFTGRTAGRALAATL is encoded by the coding sequence ATGGGATCCCACGACGTCGTGGTCGTCGGTGCCGGGCTCGCGGGCCTGGTCGCCACCGCCGAGCTCCTGGACGCCGGGCGGCGCGTCCTGCTGCTCGACGCGGAGCCCGCCGCGAGCCTCGGCGGGCAGGCGTGGTGGTCGTTCGGCGGGCTGTTCCTCGTCGGGACGCCCGAGCAGCGTCGCCTCGGGGTGCACGACTCCGCCGAGCTGGCCCTGGCCGACTGGTACGGCTCGGCCGCGTTCGCCGACGACGGCACGGACCGGTGGGGCCGCGCGTGGGCCGAGGCGTTCGTGCACTTCGCCGCCGGCGAGATGCGCGCCTGGCTGCACGCGCGCGGCGTGCGGTGGTTCCCGCTGGTGCAGTGGGCCGAGCGCGGCGGGTACCTGGCCGACGGGCACGGCAACTCCGTGCCCCGGTTCCACATCACCTGGGGCACGGGCCCCGCCGTCCTCGAGCCGTTCGTGCGGACCCTGCTCGACGCGCACGCCGACGGGCGCGTCGAGGTGCGGACCCGGCACCGGGTCACCGCGCTGGTGACGACCGACGGACACGTCACCGGCGTCCGGGGCGACGACCTCGCCCCCGACCCGGCCCCGCGGGGGGCGCCGAGCACCCGGCGCGCGGTGCGGGCGTTCGAGGTCGCAGCACCCGCGGTCGTCGTCGCGACGGGCGGCATCGGCGCCGACCACGACCTCGTGCGCGCGGCGTGGCCCGCGGGCGCCGGGCGCCTGCCGGACCGGATGCTCCAGGGCGTGCCGGACCACGTCGACGGCTCGGGCATCGCCGCCGCGCGCGACGCGGGGGCGCACGTCGCGCACGCGGACCGCATGTGGCACTACCCGGAGGGTGTGGCGGACCCGTCGCCGGTGTGGTCGCGGCACGGCGTGCGGATCCTGCCGGGCCCCAGCGCGCTGTGGCTCGACGCCGACGGGCACCGTCTGCCGCCGCCGTTGTTCCCGGGCTTCGACTCCCTGGGCGCGCTGCGGCACGTCACGGGCCGGGGTGACGACCACTCGTGGTTCGTGCTGGACCGGACGGTCCTCGGTGCCGAGCTCGCGCTGTCCGGGTCGGACCAGAACCCGGACCTGACCGGCCGCAGCGTGCCCGCGCTGGCGCAGCGCGTCCTGCCCGGTGCCGTCGGGCCCGTCGAGGAGTTCGCACGCCGCTCCCCGGACTTCGTCACCGCCGGCACCCCGGCGGGGCTCGCGGCGGCGATGAACGCGCTGACCGGGACCGACCGCGTCGACGGCGAGCGGCTGGCCCGCACGATCGAGGCCCGCGACGCGCAGGTCGCGACCGGGCTGGGCAAGGACCTGCAGGTCACCGCGACGGCGATGGCGCGCCGGTACGTCGTCGACCGGCTCGTGCGCGTCGCGCCCCCGCACCGGATGCTCGACCCCGCGCACGGCCCGTTGCACGCGGTCCGGCTGCAGGTGCTCACGCGCAAGACCCTCGGCGGCGTCGCGACCGACCTGGAGGGCAGGGTCCTGCGCCCGGACGGCGAGGTGCTGCCGGGGCTGTGGGCCGTGGGCGAGGCCGCCGGGTTCGGGGGCGGGGGCGTGCACGGGCACCGGGCGCTGGAGGGCACGTTCCTCGGTGGCTGCCTGTTCACGGGCCGCACCGCGGGGCGCGCGCTCGCCGCCACGCTCTGA
- the glgP gene encoding alpha-glucan family phosphorylase has protein sequence MRAIRRFTVRTVLPEPLAELDVLARNLRWSWHAGTRDLFAGLDPQVWEQVGQDPVALLGALSRARLAELAADDDVVAKVRAASADLAAYRERPRWYQRQTGEHLPDAVAYFSPEFGVAPTLPQYSGGLGVLAGDHLKSASDLGVPLVGVGLLYRSGYFRQGLTRDGWQVEHLPVHDPDGLPVALLRDRTGEPAAVTLGMPGGRTLRAHVWVAQVGRVPLLLLDSDVPGNDDEARAVTDRLYAGSGEHRLQQELLLGVGGVRALRLWSELTGAQDPAVFHTNEGHAGFLGVERVRELVEEGVDADAALELVRTTTVFTTHTPVPAGIDRFDRALVGAYVEALDTGGHLETDRVLALGAEEHAGGDPLVFNMALMGLRLSGRANGVSRLHGKVSREMFGPLWPGFDPVEVPIGSITNGVHAPTWVAREVTDLATRRMKPHDSATGAGWVRRDLVDDVELWELRTGLRTRLVQDARRRVRASWQARGAAESELGWVDDALSPDVLTIGFARRAATYKRLTLMLADPERFRALLLHPERPVQVVVAGKAHPDDDGGKRLIADLVAFADAHDVRHRIVFLPDYDMRMAATLYPGCDVWLNTPVRTREACGTSGMKVALNGGLHLSVRDGWWDEWHDVRHGWVIPTADDVDDPAERDRVEAAALYDLLEHQVAPTFYDRDERGVPVPWLAMVRQTLATLGPKVQATRMVADYVAHMYEPAARAGATLAADDAAGARELAAWKARVRAAWSDVRVDHVDSSGVGDAPQVGDTLAVHAWVSLGGLRPQDVEVQVLHGTVDDDEQLADHTVRALTVTEELEAGRWVFGTQIGLTGTGHFGYTVRVVPRHEALTSATDLGLVATAGD, from the coding sequence GTGAGAGCGATCCGACGGTTCACCGTCCGCACCGTGCTGCCCGAACCGCTGGCCGAGCTCGACGTGCTGGCGCGCAACCTGCGCTGGTCGTGGCACGCGGGCACGCGCGACCTGTTCGCCGGGCTCGACCCGCAGGTGTGGGAGCAGGTCGGGCAGGACCCGGTGGCGCTGCTCGGGGCGCTCTCGCGCGCACGGCTCGCCGAGCTCGCGGCCGACGACGACGTCGTGGCGAAGGTGCGCGCGGCCTCGGCGGACCTGGCCGCGTACCGCGAGCGCCCCCGCTGGTACCAGCGCCAGACCGGCGAGCACCTGCCCGACGCGGTCGCGTACTTCTCCCCGGAGTTCGGCGTCGCGCCCACGCTGCCGCAGTACTCGGGCGGTCTCGGCGTCCTGGCCGGCGACCACCTCAAGAGCGCGTCGGACCTCGGAGTGCCGCTCGTGGGGGTCGGGCTGCTGTACCGCTCGGGGTACTTCCGGCAGGGGCTGACCCGGGACGGCTGGCAGGTCGAGCACCTGCCCGTGCACGACCCCGACGGCCTGCCGGTGGCCCTGCTGCGCGACCGGACGGGCGAGCCCGCGGCGGTGACGCTGGGGATGCCGGGCGGCCGGACGCTGCGGGCCCACGTGTGGGTGGCGCAGGTCGGCCGGGTGCCGCTGCTGCTGCTGGACTCGGACGTGCCGGGCAACGACGACGAGGCCCGCGCGGTCACGGACCGGCTGTACGCCGGCTCGGGCGAGCACCGGCTGCAGCAGGAGCTGCTGCTGGGCGTCGGCGGCGTGCGGGCGCTGCGGCTGTGGTCGGAGCTCACGGGCGCGCAGGACCCCGCGGTGTTCCACACGAACGAGGGGCACGCCGGGTTCCTCGGGGTGGAGCGGGTCCGCGAGCTGGTCGAGGAGGGGGTCGACGCCGACGCCGCGCTCGAGCTGGTCCGCACGACCACGGTCTTCACCACGCACACGCCGGTGCCCGCGGGCATCGACCGGTTCGACCGTGCGCTGGTCGGCGCGTACGTCGAGGCGCTCGACACGGGGGGCCACCTCGAGACCGACCGTGTGCTGGCGCTGGGCGCCGAGGAGCACGCGGGCGGCGACCCGCTGGTGTTCAACATGGCCCTCATGGGGCTGCGGCTGTCCGGGCGGGCCAACGGTGTCTCGCGCCTGCACGGCAAGGTCTCCCGCGAGATGTTCGGGCCGCTGTGGCCGGGCTTCGACCCGGTCGAGGTGCCGATCGGCTCGATCACGAACGGCGTGCACGCCCCGACCTGGGTCGCGCGCGAGGTCACCGACCTGGCCACGCGCCGCATGAAGCCGCACGACTCGGCGACGGGCGCCGGCTGGGTCCGGCGCGACCTCGTCGACGACGTCGAGCTGTGGGAGCTGCGGACCGGTCTGCGCACACGCCTCGTGCAGGACGCCCGCCGCCGCGTGCGCGCGTCGTGGCAGGCCCGGGGTGCCGCCGAGTCCGAGCTCGGGTGGGTGGACGACGCGCTGTCGCCCGACGTCCTGACGATCGGCTTCGCGCGGCGCGCGGCCACGTACAAGCGGCTCACACTCATGCTCGCGGACCCCGAGCGGTTCCGGGCCCTGCTGCTGCACCCCGAGCGGCCCGTGCAGGTGGTCGTCGCGGGCAAGGCCCACCCCGACGACGACGGCGGCAAGCGCCTGATCGCCGACCTCGTGGCCTTCGCGGACGCGCACGACGTGCGGCACCGGATCGTGTTCCTGCCCGACTACGACATGCGGATGGCCGCGACGCTGTACCCCGGCTGCGACGTGTGGCTGAACACCCCCGTGCGCACGCGCGAGGCGTGCGGGACGTCGGGCATGAAGGTCGCGCTCAACGGCGGCCTGCACCTGTCCGTGCGCGACGGGTGGTGGGACGAGTGGCACGACGTGCGCCACGGCTGGGTGATCCCCACCGCGGACGACGTGGACGACCCGGCGGAGCGGGACCGGGTCGAGGCGGCCGCGCTGTACGACCTCCTCGAGCACCAGGTCGCGCCCACGTTCTACGACCGCGACGAGCGTGGCGTGCCCGTGCCGTGGCTCGCCATGGTCCGTCAGACGCTCGCGACGCTCGGGCCGAAGGTGCAGGCCACGCGCATGGTCGCCGACTACGTGGCGCACATGTACGAGCCGGCGGCCCGTGCGGGGGCGACCCTCGCGGCCGACGACGCCGCCGGGGCGCGCGAGCTCGCCGCGTGGAAGGCCCGCGTGCGCGCGGCGTGGTCGGACGTGCGGGTCGACCACGTGGACTCCTCCGGCGTCGGCGACGCCCCGCAGGTCGGGGACACCCTCGCCGTGCACGCGTGGGTCTCCCTCGGCGGGCTGCGGCCGCAGGACGTCGAGGTGCAGGTGCTGCACGGCACGGTCGACGACGACGAGCAGCTCGCCGACCACACCGTCCGGGCCCTCACGGTCACCGAGGAGCTCGAGGCCGGGCGCTGGGTGTTCGGCACGCAGATCGGGCTCACCGGCACCGGCCACTTCGGCTACACCGTGCGCGTCGTGCCCCGCCACGAGGCGCTGACGTCGGCCACCGACCTGGGGCTGGTCGCGACCGCGGGCGACTGA
- a CDS encoding maltotransferase domain-containing protein, with product MTSPRPRRTPAADATPPRTATSAAVPGGAPTGPTAAPAPAPRALPSSSSPATEAIPIVRAPQDAGAAPAADPSATPQRRRRPRPSTPRRSVARKVAARPRRRGAAPARALPVGRIPIIDVDPVTEEGRFPAKAVVGEAVPVRATVFREGHDAVGATAVLVRPDGTDHSWARMVDVAPGLDRLEARLVPDAEGDWSFRVEAWSDPYGTWSHDAAIKVDAGVDVELMLTEGALLLHRAAERRGAAAMPPTDAQVLRDAVTALRDTHRPPQARLAAGLSAPVQSALARTPLRDMVTLSRRYPLVVHRELALAGSWYELFPRSHGAHRDPQTGEWRSGTLRTAAQELPRIASMGFDVVYLTPIHPIGRTHRKGRNNSLTAVPGDPGSPYAIGSADGGHDAIEPSLGTFEDFDAFVARAKELGMEVALDVALQASPDHPWVTEHPEWFTTRADGTIAYAENPPKKYQDIYPLNFDNDPEGIYAEVRRVLQVWIDHGVTAFRVDNPHTKPLSFWQRLLADVRSDHPDVLFLSEAFTRPAMMLTLGKVGFHQSYTYFTWRNTKAELEEYLARVGGPEAAWMRPSFWPTTHDILPPYLQHGGTTGFAVRAVLAALGAPTWGVYSGYELVENVPRPGVEEQIDNEKYEFRPRDWARADDLGIALLVGRLNEIRREHPALRRLRNVRVHATSDDSLVAFSRHVDAAHSPTGRPDTVVVVVNLDPHQPHEGVVELDLTAFGLPAGRAVVAHDVLAGESYAWSDRVWVRLDPQVRVAHVVHLEHPGAPS from the coding sequence GTGACCTCCCCGCGCCCACGACGCACCCCCGCGGCCGACGCGACCCCGCCCCGCACGGCCACCTCCGCCGCCGTCCCGGGGGGTGCACCGACCGGTCCGACGGCTGCACCGGCCCCCGCGCCGCGCGCCCTGCCCTCCTCCAGCAGCCCCGCGACCGAGGCGATCCCGATCGTCCGCGCACCCCAGGACGCCGGTGCCGCACCGGCCGCCGACCCCTCGGCCACCCCCCAGCGCCGCCGCCGGCCACGCCCGTCCACCCCCCGTCGGTCCGTCGCCCGCAAGGTCGCCGCCCGCCCCCGCCGGCGCGGTGCCGCCCCCGCCCGCGCGCTGCCCGTGGGGCGCATCCCGATCATCGACGTCGACCCCGTCACCGAGGAGGGGCGCTTCCCCGCCAAGGCCGTGGTCGGCGAGGCCGTGCCCGTGCGCGCGACGGTCTTCCGCGAGGGCCACGACGCGGTGGGCGCGACCGCCGTGCTGGTCCGTCCCGACGGCACCGACCACTCGTGGGCGCGGATGGTCGACGTCGCCCCCGGGCTGGACCGGCTCGAGGCCCGCCTCGTCCCCGACGCCGAGGGCGACTGGTCGTTCCGCGTCGAGGCGTGGTCCGACCCGTACGGCACCTGGTCGCACGACGCCGCGATCAAGGTCGACGCGGGCGTCGACGTCGAGCTGATGCTCACCGAGGGCGCGCTGCTGCTGCACCGCGCGGCCGAGCGCCGCGGCGCCGCGGCCATGCCGCCCACCGACGCCCAGGTGCTGCGCGACGCGGTGACCGCGCTGCGCGACACGCACCGCCCGCCGCAGGCCCGCCTCGCCGCGGGCCTGTCCGCGCCCGTGCAGTCCGCGCTGGCCCGCACGCCGCTGCGCGACATGGTGACGCTGTCGCGGCGCTACCCCCTCGTCGTGCACCGCGAGCTCGCGCTCGCCGGCTCGTGGTACGAGCTGTTCCCGCGCTCGCACGGCGCGCACCGCGACCCTCAGACGGGCGAGTGGCGCTCGGGCACGCTGCGCACCGCGGCGCAGGAGCTGCCGCGCATCGCGTCGATGGGCTTCGACGTCGTGTACCTCACGCCGATCCACCCGATCGGCCGGACCCATCGCAAGGGCCGCAACAACTCGCTGACGGCCGTCCCGGGCGACCCGGGCTCGCCGTACGCGATCGGTTCCGCCGACGGCGGGCACGACGCGATCGAGCCGTCCCTGGGCACGTTCGAGGACTTCGACGCGTTCGTGGCCCGCGCCAAGGAGCTCGGCATGGAGGTCGCGCTCGACGTGGCCCTGCAGGCGTCCCCGGACCACCCGTGGGTGACCGAGCACCCGGAGTGGTTCACGACGCGCGCGGACGGCACGATCGCGTACGCGGAGAACCCGCCGAAGAAGTACCAGGACATCTACCCGCTGAACTTCGACAACGACCCCGAGGGGATCTACGCCGAGGTCCGCCGCGTCCTGCAGGTGTGGATCGACCACGGGGTGACCGCGTTCCGCGTGGACAACCCGCACACCAAGCCGCTGTCGTTCTGGCAGCGCCTGCTGGCGGACGTGCGCTCGGATCACCCCGACGTGCTCTTCCTGTCGGAGGCGTTCACGCGCCCGGCGATGATGCTCACGCTCGGCAAGGTGGGCTTCCACCAGTCGTACACGTACTTCACGTGGCGCAACACGAAGGCCGAGCTGGAGGAGTACCTGGCGCGCGTCGGCGGACCGGAGGCGGCGTGGATGCGCCCGAGCTTCTGGCCGACGACGCACGACATCCTGCCGCCGTACCTGCAGCACGGCGGCACCACGGGCTTCGCGGTCCGCGCGGTGCTCGCGGCGCTGGGCGCCCCGACGTGGGGCGTGTACTCCGGCTACGAGCTCGTCGAGAACGTGCCGCGCCCGGGTGTCGAGGAGCAGATCGACAACGAGAAGTACGAGTTCCGCCCGCGCGACTGGGCGCGCGCCGACGACCTCGGCATCGCGCTGCTGGTCGGCCGGCTCAACGAGATCCGCCGCGAGCACCCGGCCCTGCGCCGGCTGCGCAACGTGCGGGTGCACGCGACGTCGGACGACTCCCTGGTGGCGTTCTCCCGCCACGTGGACGCCGCGCACTCCCCCACCGGTCGCCCGGACACCGTGGTCGTGGTGGTCAACCTCGACCCGCACCAGCCGCACGAGGGCGTGGTCGAGCTCGACCTGACGGCGTTCGGCCTGCCCGCGGGGCGCGCCGTGGTCGCCCACGACGTGCTCGCCGGCGAGAGCTACGCGTGGTCGGACCGCGTGTGGGTGCGGCTGGACCCGCAGGTCCGCGTCGCGCACGTCGTGCACCTCGAGCACCCCGGCGCGCCGTCGTGA